A part of Capsicum annuum cultivar UCD-10X-F1 chromosome 6, UCD10Xv1.1, whole genome shotgun sequence genomic DNA contains:
- the LOC107873510 gene encoding metallothionein-like protein type 2: MSGCGGNCGCGSSCSCGNCGGCSMYPDLEKLTTFTIIEGVASVNNKATAEGSVEKATEGGHACKCGSSCNCDPCNC, from the exons ATGTCTGGCTGTGGAGGAAACTGTGGTTGTGGTTCTAGCTGCAGTTGCGGCAATTGTGGAGG GTGCAGCATGTACCCTGATTTGGAGAAGTTAACTACCTTTACCATCATCGAGGGAGTTGCATCTGTAAACAA CAAAGCAACGGCTGAGGGATCAGTTGAGAAAGCAACAGAAGGAGGGCATGCATGCAAGTGTGGATCAAGCTGCAACTGTGACCCTTGCAACTGTTGA